The DNA window GGAATTAGTTACCAATGGCCCACAAGTAAATCTGAGCTGAATTAAGCTAGCTATTTATGCAATGTAAAGATTTTTCTTGATTGTTCTATACAAATTTTATTACCCCACAGCACAAGTAAAACAGAAATTCTATACGTTTTTAGCTAAATGCAATTTTCCAGATGCATAAGTTTCAATCATGCAATTGATAAGATGACAGATGAACCTAAACTTTAGTATCATTATGAATAGAGTTGGTGAATAAGAACGGCTTGGGAATCAGGACGTGCATACATCATCTCAGATAATTTGTATTcatacaataatttatttattggatAAGAACGATAAAGTATTTCATAATCAAATTCAAGCTGAATGAATAACTTAGCAGCTAATTAGACAGTTTCTCCCTCATTTCATTCATACCTTGATACATAAATAATATGGCAATATTTTAGAGAAATATCAGCAACTTAAGAAAATTAAGTTTAAGAGCAGGGAACATAGTCCCACGGTCATTTCAATTTCAACCATCCTGGATAATCATTTTGTGAGAAGAATCAAGgcaaagaaagcaatcatgcaATTACCTTAAAGCCCTGACAGCTGTGACCCAGCTACACTCGCTAGATGGAAGGAGACCAAGAGATACTCTATCAGCCATGTTCTTTCCTTTGATTAATCTTTTCATCCCGCAAAGCTGATTTTACTAAATCTTTTCAAGTAAAAAAGAGAAGATACTTTTgatatgtaaaaataaaattaaagttactGTAACAATCATCCCCTGGTTTCCTCTGCACAATTTTCTTCCCTTCATCTTCATTCAGAAGAGTATCTCTGATAATATGTCAAAGAAGtgcttattttttctttttctcaagcTAACTATAAATTATCTTCACCGCTAAACAAAAAACAGATCCTCTCTTGTTTTTTGGTCATTAGACATGCGATTCTTAGAATAAAGCAAACTATTATAGAAGATTTTTTCAGTTGCTTGTCTTTATTTCCAAATTTGATCCTCACTTGATGTAGTGAGTTGAGACTCTAGTATTGAATTATcaggagaagaaaaaataaaacgaaaaataaaataaaatactatatACCTTGGGGGCCATAATTCGATTATCTCCCTCAAGCACAATACAACGGTCAGCTACAGAGTTAGCTTGTAGATTATGTTTGAGTGCTTCTACCGCATGGGGATTCCACTCACACGCATATACAAGTTTTGCATGGGCCCTGCATAAGACCATGCAATCACACTATAAATAAACACaggttaacaaaaataatattagagGGAATAAAAAGAACCCAAGGAGgttaaatagtatttttctcaaataatacCCCAAACCCTAAGACAGCAAATATTAGAAGAGATTCTGTATAAAACAATGGCATGCCAGTACCAAAACACAGAATACCTGACAAGAAAAGGCAGCACAAAGTAGCCAATGCCAGCAAAGAGATCTACTATAACCTCATCTTTACAATCTAGCCTGGCCATCCGGAGCTTCTCGGATAGATTGCCCCATGAGAACATGCACTTTGTAGCATCAAAAGAATAAAGTATTCCATTTTCTCGATGATTGACCCAACCATTATCTCCAACAAGAATTTGCAATTTGCTATCTCTTGTACCAGTAGCAGCAACAGGGCCCTATCATACACTATTTACTAGTCATTTCAAGATATTTTTTTCCCATTCCAAAGATCAATCACTACATAgatatttaataataaggacTGAAAATTCACTACCCTTAACTGAAACTACatacaatgatgatttaatacattttttaagagaaaaatgCCACATTTAGCCTTTATAATCCATTTTCTGTTGGTAATTTCAGTGTTTTCTATATCTGTCAAAGTCATATCAGGAAATCCTTATCCTTGACATAAATTTTATGCATGCCACTTCAAGAAGATATCTTTACAAAAAGGGAAAATAGAAGAAAGGATCATGTGCATGGAAAACAATAAATCAGTAGGATGAAGTTCGTGGAGGAAAAGGCaagaatataatatttatgcatttttcatgCATGTATGATTTACTTGGCGAGCAAGACGATGGGCCTTAAGTGATTTGGCAACAATGGGCCAAAGCTCCTCTGCGATGGAGTCCCACAAGGAATCCTTGAAAGAAGCCACTGGAACTATGACAATATCTCCAAGCCGATCCCACCTATAAGTCATAAAAgattactaaataaaatatacaaaattagAGGAAGCACATACAAGAACAAAAGACATAAAAGCACAAAAATAACTGTGAAGATAGCAATCATTAGAGAAACAATTTTAATGAAAGAACCTTGTTGGCAATTCCTCTAGAAGCAATTCCGGTAGGCCTTTATGTTTAATCAAAGATGTTACAGCTTCATTCATCACTTTCAAAGGGGACCTGGCAGCTTTTCTTACTTCAACAACCTCGTCTACCAACATAATTGCACCATATTCAACGAGAAGATTCAATCCTTCAGAACAGGACAACTCATTTAACGAGTATCCATCTCGATTATGTGGTTTTGAGAAGATAAGTTCATTATTTCCATTAATTGCATCAGCTGAATGATGAATccttttattaaataaagtaacaaaTTCCTTACGAACAGGAAAACGGATATGCATTCCACCCTCTTCAGAGCATGCCTTCCTCCCCAAGTCTAACCATCCAAATTTCTTCAATATGTCCTTCCCTGATTTGGCATATTTCTTTTCTAGTTGCAGGACATAATGTGATGCAATCTTCTGACTTTGGTTACTTAAACAAAGTAAGGCACCATTAACATCTGATTTTTCATTTTCCAATACATTTGGTGCATGTACAGGTTGGGATCCTTTAGAATGTTCAATCATATTCCCGTTTGTCCGTTCCCTCTGTATATTCATATGGTTGTCCTGATTCTTGATGGGCAAAGGATCATCACGTGAACATGTTACATGGAGCAAGTTGACTTTTGCTGGCTCACTAAACTTGGTTCCAAATGCATAGCATGCTGCACCACCACCAACAATAACAAGGTCATTACCAACAACGTTAGCTGTACTACGCACAAACAAATCTTTACCAACAGAATTAAGGGTAACATGCTTCCATAGACGAAGCTTCAAATCAAGTAAAGCTAACTCCTGACAATTTTGTCTGACTGGGCAACCACCAATAATGCcaagaaaatttttattcaCAAACATTGAGTGTGAGAACCTAGCATGTGGAATCCTTCCAGCAGTCTTTTCCTTCTTCCACTGACACTTCTGAACATCAAACCTATATAAATCTCCAAGTGCTTTCCCACCAGTGTATCCACCAAACATATAAATCTGAGAATCAGATGCCACCATTGCATGAGAGTGGCGTGCACAAGGCCAGTCCCCACTAACTGGTATCTCTTTCCATTGTAAATTTTGTGTGTCAAGAATATAAAAGGAAGAAAATATAATATCGGTGTCAAGTCCTCCAAATACATAGATATTTGAACCCACCACAGCTGCAGCATGACGATGTCTATACAAAAAAACATTAACCTTACACTGTTAAAATACACAGAAAATATTGTTGCCAAATCAAGCTACAGCAAAAATGTTGCGATACAACTTAGAGATTCAATAAGTTGTAAGCATTTATGGACAGAATTATAATGTATGATTCCATAACATATATACCATAAACAATATAAAAGAAAACTGTAAATCATTACCTGGGAGGAAAGACACTACCGCCGCATTGATGCAACCTCCAATAATTCTTAGTTGTATCAAGGATCCATACATCACTCAGAATTTTATCAGGACCAGTCCGACCTCCAATCACAAACATGCAATCTCCAACCAAGGAAGCTGTATGGCCTAGTCGTGGGGATGGAGACTCACATGCAGGAGTGCTGATCATTTCAAGATTGCCAGAACATGGATCAAGCAGCAACAAATCATCTCTTCTTGCATGTCTCCCTGGCCCTCCAAAGCCACCAAATACAACCACCTTGCCATTATCCAATGCACAAGCTGAATGGCCCCATAGAAAAAGTTTCTCCACTGGTTCACCAACAACTTCAACATGTGTAATTGGCACATTACAAACAGGAGAACCAACAAATCCTGCCAACCATTCAAAGATTCAGACTTTTTGATTGATATTAAATGGAAAGTTGTCCTGCAATCAGATACATATCAATATGTATCAGTATAATTACCCACGCATTTCATTACCGTATGATATTAATCATAAAGTTAATATATCTATAAATGTGGTGCTACAAAACATAAGCAAACAGCAGCAGCAACATGATATTCTAATCATCAAATACCATCATACTGAAATATCAAATACCTGAATAGGTGTCTCCATTCTCGTTTCCTGACCGAGACTCATTCTCAACTTCATAATGATCACAATTTGGCAGTAAATGGTTACCGATATCCGCAACCACAGATCCCCCTCCAAAACCATTGGAATGCTGCAACACTGCAAGGAACCTCTCAGTTCTCTTCCTATTAGCTTCCATCTTGTCGTTTGCGACCTGAACAAGATACCTAACATACTCAGGGTTCACCATAATCTTGCCAGTGTCCCCTAACGGCACCTCCAACCGTATCGAACAGCGAATCGCTATGATTACACGCTTGCTGGCGTTAGTGATGCCAGATTCCCTGAAACCACATGATATTGCGAGACACACCAGCGACTGAGCAGAAGAGAGATCTTTGCACTCGACGGCGATGATGAGGGGCTCGAATCTGAAGACGAGTTCGGAGGGAACGGGTGAGGACTGAGTTGACTCGGAGGTGGGGAAGAGGAGGGAAAGGACGGAGTCGGTATCGGCAGGATCGTGGGAAACGAAGAGCCAGGTGCCGCCTCTGGCTTTCTTCTTGGGAAGCGTTGAAACGGCCTCGTTTTGAAGAGGCTGAGAGAGGATTGAGATTCTGCCGGAGCAGGAGCTTGTAGTGAAGTAGAAAGGGTGGTTGTTGAGTGCATTGATGAGAGGTATTATTGGAATGTCCAAACTGCCCTTTGGAGACTTGTCGTGCTCGGTTGAGTTCAACGATGATAGTGTTGCCGCTTTTCTCTTCTCAAACTCCATGCTTGCTGCTCAGTCTTCAGCTGTAACTGTAAAGTGTAAAGTAAACCCACCAAAAACCTCTTATGAGGAAGATTGAATAAGCTCTTTATTGGGCTCAGTTTATGAGCTTCATTATACAAGGCCCAATAAAAGAGAGAACTCTAGACTCCAGTCAATAACGTTGTTTTGAAATTGTTATGGACTCTTGGGTTTTCGCTTGATGCTTCCTGCCATCCATCATCTACAGCTTGGTTACGGAGTACTCCTTTCCTCCACTGCGCTGGCCACCTGTGACGGCCTCTGCCGATTCTTTTTCGCGTAGCGTCTTCTATCGTCTGGAACTGTTTCCGATGGAGTGGGTGTGCCCAACCCATTTCCttgaccaaaagaaaaaaaaggagagctCACTCTTTTTTGGCGGCAGAAGGAGCTTTTCAAGGTAATTCCTCagctaaaatttaaacttttactTCTTCCCTATTTTATATTCCTTAGTTTTATCCATTATGTATTTTctctttaaagatttttttataattattttaataaacagTGTACACGTAGTATTTGGCTGGCTATTCGATGAAGTGGTATgattttgagtttcttttcaTCCAAAAGTCGTAACCATTTGGCTCGAGCTTTTCATTCTGGTAAGCGTTTCTTAAACCCAAGTTCTGGATATATTGTTTTCAGAGCTATTTGTGTTAACTTGAAGCATAGGAGATGGAGTGTGTTGGAGCGACTATCCCCCAAGCTCACCAGCTCCTTGGTGAGCCGAGTTGTTTGCGAGTTCCAAAACTCGCCACAGTTGGCTTTAGATTTTTATAACTGGGTTGGAGGGTTGTTCTCTCACTCATTAGATTCCTGTTGCACTTTGGTTCATGTGCTGGTGAAGTCAAGAAGATTTGATGAGGTATTATTTCTTTTGAGAAACTTGATTACTGAAGAGGGCACTCCTCCATTGGTGTTGTTGGAAGTATTGGTAGAGAGTTATCGAAGATGTTGCTCTAGTATTGCGGCTTTTGATGCATTGGTGAGGGGTTGTACTCAGGTTGGGGCTACTGAAGGTGCTTATGATGTCATCTATAATTTAAGGAGCCGGGATTGTTTCATTACTATTCATGCTTGGAACAATTTCCTAAATCACTTGTTGCAATTGAATGAAATCGATAGGTTTTGGAATTTGTATAGAGGAATGGGTTCTTTTGGTTACATAGAAAATGTGAATACTTTTAATTTGGTTATCTATGCTCTGTGTAAGGAGTACCGACTAGTGGAAGCTATTTCAGTGTTATATAGGATGATGAAGGGTGAAATTTTCCCCAGTGTAGTCTCGTTTAACATAATCATAGATACGGCGTGCAAGATTGGCAACTTGGGTCTTTCCttgaaactttttaaaaatatgaccATGATGTCAGGGGATTTTGTTTGGCCCAATTCTGTTACTTACAACTCCATAATCAACGGATTCTGCAAGAATGGGAAATTATTACTTGCAGAAGAGATGCTTCATAAAATGGTCAAGGCAGATATAGAGCCGAGTGTTCGGACATATGCTACTTTGATAGATGAGTATGCGAGGTGGGGAAGTTTGGAGGAGGCATTGAGGCTCTGTGATGTAATAGTGGAAAGGGGATTGGTCCCTAATAATGTTGTTTACAATTCGATTTTACATTGGCTTTATCGTGAAGGAGGTATTGAGGAAGCTTCTTTGCTACTAGCTGACATGATTGATAAGCATATATGCCCTGATTAGTACTCTTATGCAATCCTTACCAAAGGCCTTTGCAGAAATGGATATCTGACTGAAGCTCTTAAGCTTCATAGCCAGATTTTAGAACATAATCTAATACAGAATTCTTTTTCTCACAATATACTTCTTAACTATAtatgcaaaaggaaaaatatggCAGTAGCCAAGCAACTATTGGGCAGCATGATTATCCGTGGCCTGACTCCTGATGTTTATACATACAGAACTGTGATTGATGGATATTGTAAATTAGGTAACACAAACGATGCGCTTCAAGTTTTTGATTGGATGATAAAGATGGATGAGAAGCCTAACTTGACAATATACAATTCTGTCATTAATGGTCTGTGCAAAATGGCCTCAATAGATGCTGCAAAATACATAGTTGATGAATTACGAAAGAGAAGATTATTTGATGCGACGACCTTTAATACCTTAATTAGTGGATATTGCACGGGCGGACAGATTGATAAAGTGTTTAATTTGACTATGGAAATGAAGAGCTTGGGAATTTCTGCGAATAGAGTCACGTATAATACACTGATAAACCTTCTCTGCAAGTGTGATTGCGAGGAAGAAGCAAAAGaattgatgaagatgatgattgtCCAGGGTATTTGTCCTGATTTTGTAACATACACTACACTTGTTACTCACTTTATCAAGACATGTAGTCCTGATGAGGTGATTGCATTGCATGACTACATGATTCTAAAGGGAGTAGTCCCTCACCAGAAAACATATGATACCATTGTAGCACCACTTCTTttagaagaaggaagaaagaaaagatcaTAATACATGTATAGCAGTGTAAAAGGTTGTTCGGTCTCACAGTTTGTGACTTTTcctgttttcctttttttttaatactaacaGATCATACCATTCATTCTTTGGTGTACCAACCACATTTCTATTAATTCatattatttcattttaattttgatgtccTACATTAGCTTATCTtctcttaattatatattaactattGTACATTGGAAGTGCATTTTGCTAATTTTTGATACATAAATTGATATGCAGCTTGATTTATTATGtatgatttataaataaaaatatacgtAGCTCTTATTGCTGGATTTTGATTCTtgaataacataatttttttttgttttagccATTCATTCATGTAAAGAACCTTCTATATTTATACGCTTAGCTGGAGGATTGTGAGCCACTGTATTTTCTATGggaaaaatatatctatattcTTTGATGTTAGAATATTTACTCGATAAAGTAAAATGCAACAATAATGAGggatttaaataatttatacaagtatgattttttttttataaatttatcaaaaagaaTAGGTCAAATTCcagataataaaattataatatatgttAATATAATTATAGCTGATTGCAGTTATTGCAACATTTAGGCATTTTTGAGATaggataaaattatagaaaaataaaaattagccAATAATTAGTCAACATAAATTTTAGAtgtacaatttaaaaaaattgaatgtgTAGTTTTTGGAATTTTTGGATGTGTAAActttacataaataattataaactagTAACTATGCATAATAGAATAGAATGACAGTTATAACTAACTCAGACATAATCACATTCTGAGATGTagtaattctaaaaataatcgCCGCACATTTATTTTTGACCTCGTAATAATAGGAAAGCATAAATTGCTCAGAGCCTTTGAATAAAATCACACAGATCtcatataaaccaaaataagAGCACATATtaaatttcacttaattttttttccagttaATTTAAGTGAATCTTTATGAAGCATAAAGTTTTAgtgctaaattttaattttgtttttaatatctgtatttttttatttcaaacatcttattttatttaattttagttttgttaaaattaattttttcccaacatattcatttttctattattattttcttttaaataacagCAACAATCATAATTATAGGAACCATAATGGTAATTAGtgtttaatagtaaaaataatagaagaataaaaaagaataataaaagaaaaaaataatattccgaaaaaagatttaaagaataaaaaatgtttgaaaaaatatttaattttgattaaaatataaaaatatggcAATAAAATCTAGAAACAAGATAAAACTTAACCCAAAACTAACAAAAGGACAACAAACAATAGTTTACCCATAAATTAATGCAAATAGGGAATTAATACATGTCTGGATTTGGCAATTGGCACAAACCTCGTGTGAAGTTCCCTACATAGCAAGCCTCCATTTGATGACATGAATCTAAATGAGGATTTAATACTCAAATTGATCTTTGAActtttaaagaaattttaatttttaatttttaaattttataaatatgattCACATTtaaaaatgacaataaaattttacatgagaaaattctttctttcttctattctatttagtaaaatattttttatttttgtcttattttattatagattttttttattttctttctgtagAGGAAGCGAATActcacatatatataaaaatattttttaatttttttttgaaaaaaataacacaatcATAATTTATAGGTTTAGCTAACCTGCGTTCTAAAAACACTTAATAAACTtattattaatgaaaaatttcaaaagttttcatttaatgaatataaaataaatacattaaaaatttaaatttttttatatttttaacaaaaacttttttattttgtagtcTTAACATATGTCTTTAGGATAAATAGTAGATACAtcctaaaattaaaatcaaatattattcaactaaatatatcaaattagaatataatccaaacaaaaattcaacataattaatatacacaaaaatttccaacatacaaattaaaataaaatataatagaaaattttttattatagtttGATGATAGTATTCTCCTCTTGTAATAacacaaatttaaataattagctatgataaatttaaatattatatatatcattaatttatttcttaaaaaaactttaaaaaaaataaaggccATTAAATATaaacttatataaaaatatttaagattttttttcgtGAGAATTGTATGGATCTCTTATGAAGTGAATATTTCAATCCTCACTTCGGTCTCCATTTATTTGCGGAATAAGTTTCCATCTTTATAGAGATTTGTAAATCTCATTACTTCCTGTTGGGGTTTTTTTTTGGCCATTCTTACTCACATTATCCCAAAAATGATATGTATCATATGTTTtcgtattttttaattttgattttggatttatagcagttttttttaataatgtgtaaaatttggtatttttttaatatggagATCACAAATCTGACCATTTAATTTATAaagtttaactttttaaaaatttaaaacacaaaatcaaCCGTTTGATTTATGAACTTACACAAATCTAatctttaaattta is part of the Arachis duranensis cultivar V14167 chromosome 1, aradu.V14167.gnm2.J7QH, whole genome shotgun sequence genome and encodes:
- the LOC127740606 gene encoding pentatricopeptide repeat-containing protein At1g11710, mitochondrial-like translates to MAVAKQLLGSMIIRGLTPDVYTYRTVIDGYCKLGNTNDALQVFDWMIKMDEKPNLTIYNSVINGLCKMASIDAAKYIVDELRKRRLFDATTFNTLISGYCTGGQIDKVFNLTMEMKSLGISANRVTYNTLINLLCKCDCEEEAKELMKMMIVQGICPDFVTYTTLVTHFIKTCSPDEVIALHDYMILKGVVPHQKTYDTIVAPLLLEEGRKKRS
- the LOC107466745 gene encoding pentatricopeptide repeat-containing protein At1g11710, mitochondrial-like, with translation MILSFFSSKSRNHLARAFHSGKRFLNPSSGYIVFRAICVNLKHRRWSVLERLSPKLTSSLVSRVVCEFQNSPQLALDFYNWVGGLFSHSLDSCCTLVHVLVKSRRFDEVLFLLRNLITEEGTPPLVLLEVLVESYRRCCSSIAAFDALVRGCTQVGATEGAYDVIYNLRSRDCFITIHAWNNFLNHLLQLNEIDRFWNLYRGMGSFGYIENVNTFNLVIYALCKEYRLVEAISVLYRMMKGEIFPSVVSFNIIIDTACKIGNLGLSLKLFKNMTMMSGDFVWPNSVTYNSIINGFCKNGKLLLAEEMLHKMVKADIEPSVRTYATLIDEYARWGSLEEALRLCDVIVERGLVPNNVVYNSILHWLYREGGIEEASLLLADMIDKHICPD
- the LOC107466736 gene encoding tRNA wybutosine-synthesizing protein 2/3/4 isoform X2; protein product: MEFEKRKAATLSSLNSTEHDKSPKGSLDIPIIPLINALNNHPFYFTTSSCSGRISILSQPLQNEAVSTLPKKKARGGTWLFVSHDPADTDSVLSLLFPTSESTQSSPVPSELVFRFEPLIIAVECKDLSSAQSLVCLAISCGFRESGITNASKRVIIAIRCSIRLEVPLGDTGKIMVNPEYVRYLVQVANDKMEANRKRTERFLAVLQHSNGFGGGSVVADIGNHLLPNCDHYEVENESRSGNENGDTYSGFVGSPVCNVPITHVEVVGEPVEKLFLWGHSACALDNGKVVVFGGFGGPGRHARRDDLLLLDPCSGNLEMISTPACESPSPRLGHTASLVGDCMFVIGGRTGPDKILSDVWILDTTKNYWRLHQCGGSVFPPRHRHAAAVVGSNIYVFGGLDTDIIFSSFYILDTQNLQWKEIPVSGDWPCARHSHAMVASDSQIYMFGGYTGGKALGDLYRFDVQKCQWKKEKTAGRIPHARFSHSMFVNKNFLGIIGGCPVRQNCQELALLDLKLRLWKHVTLNSVGKDLFVRSTANVVGNDLVIVGGGAACYAFGTKFSEPAKVNLLHVTCSRDDPLPIKNQDNHMNIQRERTNGNMIEHSKGSQPVHAPNVLENEKSDVNGALLCLSNQSQKIASHYVLQLEKKYAKSGKDILKKFGWLDLGRKACSEEGGMHIRFPVRKEFVTLFNKRIHHSADAINGNNELIFSKPHNRDGYSLNELSCSEGLNLLVEYGAIMLVDEVVEVRKAARSPLKVMNEAVTSLIKHKGLPELLLEELPTRWDRLGDIVIVPVASFKDSLWDSIAEELWPIVAKSLKAHRLARQCMIGPCCCYWYKR
- the LOC107466736 gene encoding tRNA wybutosine-synthesizing protein 2/3/4 isoform X1, producing MEFEKRKAATLSSLNSTEHDKSPKGSLDIPIIPLINALNNHPFYFTTSSCSGRISILSQPLQNEAVSTLPKKKARGGTWLFVSHDPADTDSVLSLLFPTSESTQSSPVPSELVFRFEPLIIAVECKDLSSAQSLVCLAISCGFRESGITNASKRVIIAIRCSIRLEVPLGDTGKIMVNPEYVRYLVQVANDKMEANRKRTERFLAVLQHSNGFGGGSVVADIGNHLLPNCDHYEVENESRSGNENGDTYSGFVGSPVCNVPITHVEVVGEPVEKLFLWGHSACALDNGKVVVFGGFGGPGRHARRDDLLLLDPCSGNLEMISTPACESPSPRLGHTASLVGDCMFVIGGRTGPDKILSDVWILDTTKNYWRLHQCGGSVFPPRHRHAAAVVGSNIYVFGGLDTDIIFSSFYILDTQNLQWKEIPVSGDWPCARHSHAMVASDSQIYMFGGYTGGKALGDLYRFDVQKCQWKKEKTAGRIPHARFSHSMFVNKNFLGIIGGCPVRQNCQELALLDLKLRLWKHVTLNSVGKDLFVRSTANVVGNDLVIVGGGAACYAFGTKFSEPAKVNLLHVTCSRDDPLPIKNQDNHMNIQRERTNGNMIEHSKGSQPVHAPNVLENEKSDVNGALLCLSNQSQKIASHYVLQLEKKYAKSGKDILKKFGWLDLGRKACSEEGGMHIRFPVRKEFVTLFNKRIHHSADAINGNNELIFSKPHNRDGYSLNELSCSEGLNLLVEYGAIMLVDEVVEVRKAARSPLKVMNEAVTSLIKHKGLPELLLEELPTRWDRLGDIVIVPVASFKDSLWDSIAEELWPIVAKSLKAHRLARQGPVAATGTRDSKLQILVGDNGWVNHRENGILYSFDATKCMFSWGNLSEKLRMARLDCKDEVIVDLFAGIGYFVLPFLVRAHAKLVYACEWNPHAVEALKHNLQANSVADRCIVLEGDNRIMAPKNMADRVSLGLLPSSECSWVTAVRALRREGGILHVHGNTKDTEERQWTDHVLKSIDEIARSEGYCWEVSIEHVERVKWYAPHIRHVVADVRCRQIRR